Below is a genomic region from Canis lupus familiaris isolate Mischka breed German Shepherd chromosome 25, alternate assembly UU_Cfam_GSD_1.0, whole genome shotgun sequence.
AGTCTACATTCAGTTTGTGTCTTTACCTCTATTTTCAagcaaatactttcttttttttttttcaaagattttatttatttattcatgagagacacagaaagaaagaggcagaaacaagagggagaagcaggttccatgcaggttgcccaatgtgggactcaatcccaggactccagaatcacaccctgaactgaaggcagacactcaaccactaagccacccaggcatcccacaaatactttaaaattagtGCTCTGCTCCttataaatctcctttttttaaaataacatctgattgtttttttaatttccatatgcAATGTAATGTTTAAGCACGCTGCTTGGGATGCTCGTTCTAAAAAAACTGTTGGCCAGTATTCAGAATATCCTTTTGGTTTTAAATACTGGTCAGGAGAAACAAATGatgtaaaaatacatgaatagttttctattacagaaatgaaaacctgATTTGCATCCAGAAGTGCAAGAGGTGAAGAGATTTAACCCTTTCCCCAGATGATAGGGCAATATATGATATATTGCTTCAGATATTTGAGAAGGCTGTGATGTATTTTTATACTgacatagaaaattataaattacattgAATTAGTATCCataatcactatatatatatatatattatggatactaataatatatattatatatatatatatatagtgattatggatactaataatatatattattaggCAGAAATTCCAAGGGCGGGGAATGCTTCGGTCATTAAGAAACCGCCTGTGAGCGAGCCAGGTGAGCACAAGAGTCAGGTGAAGCTGCGACTCCCTGTGGGGTGGGGCACAGTGGGTCAGGGCAGAgcaaggagatatatatatatatatacacacacacacacacacacaaaccagttCTAAAACAATTCACTGGTTTAGAATTTATGAGCGGAAAGCTCACAAGGTACAGGAGACATTTTATTCATTGTTACTGCATATTTATTCATCGTTTATATTTCTAATGTTTCGGGgtaaaaatcatattatattcATTCACACAAAATACTCATAATTTTTAAGTAGTTTGCTATACTGTTTTGCGggttaaaaacacacacacacacaaaaaaccctgCTTCTATTTCCTAAGTTGATCAGATCTATGCAGCTCATTCCTATACCAGATGCTAAAACCTTAAGGTTAATCCTCATCATCTTTGAGAATTTCTATAGAATGCGTCAACTATACTGCacctatatttataaattatattgcCCAGCTGCTTAATCAGGACTAATGCACTCAAAGAAACTAGATTCTAAATTCATGCCAGGTAAACTGATGTTTTTTCCAACCTGTATAAAAGTTGATCTTCTAAGGCATatggaaaagaaatacaatgtTTAACTGGCAGGACAGCTTAAGTACTGACAACCGACCAATGCCCTACAAATACTCCTCTATTTTGCCAATGGGCTGAAGATTAACTTCGACAGCATCCTGCCTGATACAATGAAGTCAATCATGACAATTAGATCATATGATGTGTGTGActtttgagataaaatatttaaattaaaatagtgtCTGTTTCTATCACTTGCAAATGTCTATATACTAAAATCTCTACAGTCTATAAGGTACATACCATTTAGAAAACACAACTGGTCACACATTGCTCTTTTCAAATATACTCATATAAAGATGGAAATCAATGTTTGTAGCATCAACAGGTTTAATTAGCAAATTAATAATTATGACTGTCAAATCAATAGCCAAAGTGTGCCCTTGATTGTAATCAATATTATGACTAACTAATCTGTAAATTATATCACGAGTTGTAATCCCCCATCCACTACTAGAACGTGCCCTGTAATATATGGTGATTCTAAAAGAAACACAACTGCATGTGCCACATCAATAGATTCTCCAAACCTCCCAAGagggatatttttctttaaatgttcttcCTTCAAGTCTTTCGTCATATCTGTGTGAacaaatcctaaaaaagaaatgtttatttagttGAAAAGCATAGACACTACGATATCTgctcaattttaaataaaaacaaacttgctcctgaaaatttgagatttttaacaAACTTGTTTAGGAAATACAGAGTTCTGCTAGCAACCAAGTAAAGTctacatttttattcaatttaactCAATGAACACTTACTGGACACAAAAACATCTGACTCCGAAAACTTGGCCCAACTCCTAGCACAATATAAGCAGGTAGATacaaacatgaataaaaattacattcCTTAGGTAACCTGTAGTTTACAGAAGAAACATTCTCTTGTTCccctaaatataataaaaggtcATCTGGTGAATACCCTTATACACAAAGTACcacaaaaaagtaattttcacTTGATTGGGGGTAGTGGGGTCATAGGGTTAGAGGGAAGAAAGGTGGTCATGTGAACTGATTTGGCAGTTCTGACAAAAATTAGTTTCATTTGGTATAGCTAAGATAGCTGATGGTCAGAAAGACCAGTATTTCCAATActcatataagaaaaaaatcttatggaATAATCTTATTCTGATGCAAGCATATactaaaaactcaaaatttaacATGGCATTGGTAAATGAAATGAAGCTTGAAGAgaacattttctaatatatatgatTCTGTAGTATAAAGTACCACATAATATGCTAAACAATCAATTCTTAGTGACTTATAGATATATGCCAGaactacacatttttaaagaaaatctagtGAGATTAGTCTGAGGCAAATACATATTACCAATAAAATACCCAACTTACACAATCAGTATACTGTACACTACCCATTTAAACTTTTATAAGGAAAGCAAATAATTACTGCTCatgaaattaacaataaaaaatattaaaaaataaaaaaatatttttaaaattttaaggtcATGAAAAATACACAGACTAAAAGTCAGACACGTGAAGTGAAAGTTAAATGTCAACCTcaagaatagtttttttaaaaaaagctttcatATTGGCTTGtgttaaaatgaaatcatttgtaATTCAAACTGTAAATCAACCTAAATACAATGCCATTTAAAGTATTAGGATAGCCCTTCGGCCCCAGCGGAGGAGCAAGGTCGCGGAGGAGAGCGGGCGTGGTGCTGCAGTTCCGCCGTCTCGGGGACCGCTGAAGGTCGCAGGACCTTCAGCGGCGCTATGTTGGGACAGAGCATCCGGAGGTTCACGACCTCTGTGGTCCGTAGGAGCCACTATGAGGAGGGCCCCGGGAAGAATTTGCCATTTTCAGTGGAAAACAAGTGGAGGCTACTACTTATGATGACTTTGTATTTTGGATATGGATTtgctgcaccttttttttttatagtaagacACCAACTGCTTAAGAAATAAGGATGTTTTAATTGAGCCACTAAACAGATgtgaaaaggaacattttaagaGGTGCAGTCTCTGAAAAAAGgatcaaactcttaaaaaaaaaaaaaggatcaaactCTTGAATTCAACATACTCAACATGTTTGTAAATAAACTTATGgcatgaatctttaaaaaaaaagtattaggatAAATGTGAACTAAACACTGTATTaagaattaacatttaaaaaaaagaattaacattaaGGTCactagtttacttttttttttaagattttatttatttattcatgagagatgcagagagagaggcagagacacagacagagggagaagcagactccctacgaggaacctgatgcggaacttgatcccaggacctaaggatcatgacctgagccaaaggtaggcgctcaaccaaggagccacctaggtgtcccaggtCACTGGTTTATTATGTAATACTCTtagtatttatttcactttaccttaggtttcatttataaatatctaaacAGTTTCTTAAAAGTCTTATGAGAAGTAATCATAAAGTTTTCTATCATGAGCTTGAAATAGTGACAGCTTTCTTAGGGAAAAAGTAGTAACAAGCTGAATGTCTTTCAAAAAAGGaactatttaaagaaatcatgGTATAGCCACACAGTAAAACAATATGCAGCTATTAAAAACAATGCTATGAAGGACACTTAAATGAGGAAAATagtatttgcatattaaaaaggAGCTTATAAATGCATTATAAtccctttaaaaagtaaacaaaaaatatatactaatgaCTAAAACAaccaccaaaatattaacaatgattATCACTAAATTCTAGAATCACAAGtgatgatttttactttcttctctgtaCTTGTCTGTACTTTCCAAATActttacaatatatgtatattattttggtATTCAAATAAAAAGTTACTGAAAAAGATGCACAGTACTAACTTCAGATTGTCTGTAACGAGGACctgaaataacaaaatgatgTTACATTATTTGTTTCACCATGAGATTACATTGTGAAATATGACCTCTTTGCCATTAaatcttacatttatttaaaatgtccacaACATATACTTCAATCCCTTTCATCTTTAAGAACAATGAAATGGCCAGAAGAAATGCAAGAATAAAGAGAAGTAGCTGACACAGATAATAACACTAGATAACCAGCCTTTGCAGAATTTCAAGTGAACTGTAAATGAAACCTCACCTACAGTGAAGAGTCAGAATAATCAATAGGGAATCCAATCACCTTAAAAAGCACTATCATGGGACTTCCTGATATCCAAAGTTTTATGTCTTTGACACACTTATTTGCAAAAATACCTCAGAGtgtattaggaaaagaaaaaaactcatctCACATGCTTAAAAAgctgaatgaattaaaattatgaatgtaACATTTTAAGTTGACATTATCTTCTCAAAGAGTTCATGATACACTTACTTTATTCTAAGGTTGATTTGAATTCTGGCAAAATTGGCATAAAATATTTCCCCACTAACTCTCAAGATCCTCAGCAAAAAATCAATAATGtgtttcaatctttaaaaaaaaaaaaaaaagaaaaaccttgagGCACCCGGACGgctagtcagttgagtgtctgactcttgatttcggttcaagTCATAAtcttgggatcttgggatcaagctcaACTCAGGGTTttcactcagtggggagtgagAAATCTCagttgagattttctttcccactgcccctcccccagcccactctctctcaagtaaataaatcttcaagaaaaaaaaagcaattaaaaaaaactacagtaaAAATGTTTTGCAAGAAAAGACCTTGTAATGATGAGTTAGCAAATTCAAATTCCAGACTCAACTTCCAGTGAGTtttttctgattctgctttttctcAAAAGTAGCATTTTGTAGTAAAAAAAGACCATTGGATTAGGACACATTAAACTAGATTCTGGTTCCCTGCTCTACTAAATACTATCAAAGCTATGACCCAAGCAAAGTCATGTACTATCTAAAACTGTAGGACTGTTTCTGTATTATAAAATGAGTGAAGTAGATTGAAAATGATGGATCCCTGAGATGTCCTTTAGCTCTACAAAACTACGATTCTAAGATGAAAAGTATGGCTCACTAAATGACAACTTCCTTGAAGATTAGAAAAGTGAGCTTCCCTAAAAGTACCCTCAGTTCCTACACTGGTAGTTGGGTGGATAATTAGAATAGCTCCAATTCAGGAAGCACAGATGCTAATCTAGGTTTTCATTCATTCTGTACAGAAACAGATCTGCCTAGCTTCTAGGTAGATGTCAGTCCTTACATGTTTGTCCTTTTGAAGACAAAGAATAAGGCCACACAATCTGTGAGAGGCCATCTGAAGTCATTCCCATCTTGGAAAAAAAGGCAGATCTGAACAAAGCATGAGGTACAGAAAGTCAAACCTTAGACAAGAAGAGAGATTTAGACATTGAGACAAGTTTAAGAACACTTCTAGGGAGATGGAAAGAAGTCTTATGCTATAGAGATATTGGCCAAGACGACAGTCTTCCAAAAAACAACCAAGTAAGCCAGATACACAGAACAGATAAAGGATAATATCTTGAGGCTTTTTGATAAGGTCTTGTTCAACATTATAGCCTGGATTCAGTCCTGAATCTGTGTCCATGTTAGGTCAATTTTGAGGATAGAGAGGTATCATCTGAATCCGCAATGGTTGCAAGAAGTCCAGAACTGGAATCGTGATATGTTCAGACACCCACCTCATATGAAGATTCTCCCTCCACTGCTCAAGCTTAGAAGATAAGGATGTTATTTCACAAAGAGAAGTTAGACAGATTCTCCCCAGGTCTGTGAATGTATAGTTATAATGATAATCCTAATGGAACAGC
It encodes:
- the LOC102153059 gene encoding cytochrome c oxidase subunit 7C, mitochondrial-like, whose translation is MLGQSIRRFTTSVVRRSHYEEGPGKNLPFSVENKWRLLLMMTLYFGYGFAAPFFFIVRHQLLKK